TCATCGCGCGGCCTCCCTGGTCCGGAAAGCCTGCGCCACTTCGAGTGCGGCCTTCACGATGCCGGAATAGCCGGTGCAGCGGCAGAGATTGCCGGAGAGCTCACGACGCAGCTCCTCCTCTTCGATATCTGGGCGATCGCGCAGGAGCTGCGTGAGCGTGATGAGGAAGCCCGGCGTGCAGAACCCGCATTGCAACGCATGATGTTTGCGGAAAGCCTCCTGAAGAGGCGTGAGCGTCCCGTCCTCGGCGGCGAGCCCCTCAACCGTCACCACCTCCGCGCCATCAGCCTGCACCGCCAGCATGAGGCAGCTGCGCACCGCATCGCCATTGACCAGCACCGTGCAGGCGCCGCACACCCCGTGCTCGCAGCCGATATGGGTTCCGGTCAGGTTCAGCTGGTGGCGCAGAAAATCGCCGAGATGCACCCGCGGCTCGACCTCGGCGCTGGTCGATTTACCGTTGACCGTCAGAGTGATCGAGTGCTTCGCCATCATGATCGTCCTTGTGCGGCGCAACGTTGCGCTGCGTCTGACAGGGCGCGCCGGGTGAGCACCATGGCGAGCCGCCGGCGATAGGTACCGCTGGCCATGGCATCATCGGCGATCTCGAGCGACTGAAGCGTCGCGGCCGCTGCCCGCAACGCCTCCTTGGACGCCCGTTGCCCCGCCAGCATGGCTTCCGCCTCCCGCGCCCGAACCGGCGCCATGCCGATGCCGAACACGGAAATGGCCGCCCGGTCGATCACGTCACCGGACATCTCGATGAAGGCTGCAGCCCCGGCCACCGCGAAATCCCCGTGCCGCTGCGCAAACTCGTGGAAGCCCCAACCGTGACGAGCGCCCGGCAGCGCGAAGGTCACCGCGGTGATCATCTCGTCCGGCGCAATCGACGGGGTCATATAGGCGGCGGGATAGTCGGTGATGGGGATTTCGCGCCGACCGGCGGCGGACTCCACCTCCACCACCGCATCATGCAACACCGCCAGCGCCACGAGCTCGGCCGAAGGATCCATGTGGCCGAGGCTGCCGCCGATCGTGCCGCGGTTGCGCGTCTGCAGATGGCCGACATAGTCCAGCGCCGCGGCAAAGATCGGGGCGCGGCGCGCAACCTCGGCGCTGGCTTTCAGCGCCCTCTGTCGGGTCATCGCCCCGACCCGCAGCGTGTCGCCCGGAAGGGAAATGCCGACAAGCTCCGCCAGGCCATTCAGATCGATAAGATGGTCGACGATCACATAGCGCATGTTGAGCATGGCCACGAGCGATTGGCCGCCCGCGAGAAACTTGGCATTGTCGAGCCGGCTCGCGAGGTCCAGCGCTTCGGCTTTCGTCCCAGGCCGGTGATACGCGAACCCCGCCGCCTTCATCGCGCCACCCTGCCGAACAGATACCGGGTGATTGCCAGCCACATGATCCGCAACAGCGAAGGCGGCCGGCTTGCCGGTGCGGGTTGCGACGGGGCAGCAGCAGAGGTCGACACCATCTCCGGCATGTCGGCCGCCGCCGATCCCGCCTGCTTGTCCCGTTCGAGCTGTGCCTGAAGATTTCTGGCGAAATCGTCGATCATGACCTGGGCGGTGGTCTCGATCATGCCCCCGCCGCGGGCATATTGCGCAATGGCGCCGGCAAGCTGCAAATCCGTGTCGATCAACACGCGTGACCCTGCCCCGTCCGGCACCACCTGGAAGACAACGTTGGCACGAGCGGTGCCGCGGGCGCGCTGCTCATTGCCACTGGCGCGCGCCTTTACCCGCAGATTGGCCTCGTCCACCTCCTCGTAGACAGCCGTGCCGCGGAACGACAGGGCGACGGGCCCCAAGCGCACCGACACGGTGCCGACATAGCTGCCGTCATCCCGCGCTTCCAGCAGCTGGGCCCCCGGGAAGCAGGGCGCCACCCGCTCGACTTGATTGAGCAAGGCCCAAGCCTCTTTCGGCGGCAGCGGCACTGCGAATTCATTGTGAAGCTTCATTCCCGCCCCAGGACGGCCGGAAGAGGACCCCCGGCTTTTCTCTCATTCGTTTAGGATTGTATTATCATCATGCAATATGGCGGTCTACCCAGATTTGCGGAGTGACAGCCACCCCAAAAACGAAGCGCCGCGGCCCGAAAGGAGCGCGGCGCAAGAGGCCTGGAACGAGCTTGTTCTCTTAATCGTCGAGCGGCGGCAGGTTCAGCGCATCGTCAACCATGCGGCTCGCCCGCTCGAAGTCATAGGCGCGATACACGTTCATCTTGATGAGGAATGAAGCGCCCCCGTAGAACTTCTCATACTGCTGATGGCGGTTACCGAATTCCGAACCGATGAAGTCCCAGGCGAGCCGCATCAGCGCGACCCGCGATCGCGCATCGGTCTTGGCCGAGCAGAAATACCGCTCGATATCCCGCGCGATGTCCGGGTTCTCGAAATCCGCCTCGGCCGATGGCAGGGTGATCATGGCGGCGCCGGTCAGCTCGCGCACCGTGTCGATCATCCACGGATTGATCTTCGATTGCAGCGCCATGGCCGAATAAAGGGCGGTCTTGGATGGCCACAGCACCCCGTTCTCGTCCACGGTGGCCATCACCTCCTGCGCCTGGAGCATGCCTTCATAGATCGAGGCGAGCGCCGCGATCTCGCCCATTTCCACCATCACCGGCGGCTGCGCATCGTTGCCGGTCGCCTCGTTCATGCGCTTGGCCAACCCCATCAGAAAACGCAGCTTCGTGACATACCGTGCCTGCGCCTGGTGATTCCCATAGAGATGCGATGGCGTCTTCCACCACTGGTTCCAGCAGACCTCCAGGTTGCGGAAGGCAAACACATGCTCCCAGGGCACGAACACGTTGTCGAGCACGAGCAGACAGTCAGTCTCATCGAACCGCGAGGTCAGCGGGTAATCGAAGCTGCTATTAGCCTGGAGCGGGAAGGCGCGGCGGGAAATGAGCTTCACGCCCTCGGCCGTGGTCGGCACCACCAGGCTCAGGGCATAGTTCTCGTCCCCCGGCTTCATCGGATGGATGCAGCTCAAGTGGATATAGTCCGCAAAGACACCGCCGGTCGCGAGCTGCTGGGCGCCCGAGAGATAGATGCCCGCGTCCGTTTCCCTCACCACGCCGGCATAGAGCGTCGGGTCCGACTGCTGGTGCGCCGGCTTGCTGCGGTCGATCTGCGGCGGCACGATCGCATAGGCGAGATAGGCGTGGGTGTCGCGCGCATGTTCATAGAAGCGCACCACATTTTCGGCGAACTGCTCGCCACCCGCCGCGAACACCGAGGGCACCGCGGCGAAACCCGCCAAGAAGTTCGCCACATGGTCCGGCGTGCGCCCCATCAAGCCGAAGCTGCACTCCGCCCATTTCTCGGCGGCGATCCGCTTGGCGCGAAGATCCGCGTGATTGTGTGGAATCTGATAGCAGCGCCACACCGGCTTGCCGTCGGTCGGCGAGGGATAGGTCATCACCTCGCGATTTTCCGGCGCTGCAGCATAATCGAACAGCCTAGCCATCGCGCGGGCGCCGCCGCGAAACGCCGGGTGGCTGGCCGGATCGGTGACCTTTTCGCCGTTCACATAGACACTGCGCGGCGCCGACCGCAAACCTGCCAGAAAATCGGCGCCGGTGCGCAACGGCGCCGTCCCTTGCGACGGATTGCGGCCGTTCAGAGCGGCGGTTGCCGTCATGATCATTCTCCTTCCCTCGGATACGCGCCGTGGACGATCGGGTTCTCGTCCATCTTGCATTTAGCTACAGAATTTATATACATATTGTATCTGTCAAGCACTATCGCAGATGCGGGGACCAAGAGGGCGGAAGCATTGGCAAGCAGGAAACACAAAGCAACCGAGCAAGCGTTTGCCGATGCCTACAGGCCGCCGCTCACCACCTCACGAAGCGACTTTCTCAAGACCGGCCGCGACGACGCGTTTCGCGAAACGATTTACCTCCTGGTCCGGAGCCTCGACCGGCTGCTCGCCTGCCGTGAGGCTTTCGGCCGCGCCATCGGGCTCACCGCCAGCCAGTTCGCCGTGCTCATCGGCACGGCCTATCGCCAGGGCGCCCGGGGTGTCACCATCCGAGACCTCGCCGAGCATGTGTCGCTTGCCTCCACCCACGTCACCACCGAGGTTGGCCGTCTCGCCCGCAAAGGCCTGTTGGAGAAGGTGCCCAACGCTGCCGATGGCCGTAGCGTGCTGGTCTCGTTGACACCAAAGGGTCGCGAGGCCGTCGAGGCGGTCGCACCGCTGGTGCGTGAGGTGAACGACGTGCTATTCGCAGGCATCGCCTCAAGCGACCTTGATATCTTGCAGCAGACTGCACGCCGCCTGCTCGTCAATTCCGAGGAAGCCGCTCTCATCATTCGCCGCCGGACCCGGAGCGGCCATTCCGATTGACGCGTCTTCCCGAACGGCGCCCGTTGACTATCGTCACACTGTCTGACAATTTGACGTTATGATAAGAACGAGGGTCGCTGAGAAGCCGTGGGAGGGGTAAAATATTTCCGGTGAGTCGTCGGTCGTACCTCGGGGACAGCAGAGGCTTCCGCTCGGGTGCGTCATCGCCTGAGCTGTTGCTCGAGGAAAGCCTTGCCCGCATTGACAGGCGTGAGCCTGCGGTGCGTGCCTTCGTGCACCTGGCGCGCGACAGGGCCCGCGCGGAGGCGGAGCAATCCAGTCAGCGCTGGCGCGCGGGCCAGGAATTCTCGGCCATTGACGGAATGGCCATCGCCATCAAGGACATCATCGAGACGGCCGATATGCCAACCGGCCAGGGCTCGCCCATGTGGACCGACTTCGCGAGCCGCCGGGACGCCGCCACGGTGCAGGCGCTGCGCGAAGCGGGTGCCATCATCCTGGGCAAGACGACAACCACCGAATTCGCGTCCACGGAACAATACGCCCCCACCACCAATCCCCACGACACGACCCGGACGCCTGGTGGGTCGAGCAGCGGCTCGGCTGCGGCGGTCGGCGCCGGCATGGTGCCGGTGGCAATCGGCAGCCAAGTGGTCGGCTCCACCCTGCGGCCGGCCAGCTATTGCGGCTGCATCGGCTTCAAGCCCACCTACGGCGCCCTCAACCGTGGCGGAAGCTACGACTATTTGAGCCAGAGTTGCGTCGGTATCATCGGCGCAGCCCTCGATGATGTCTGGGCGGTCGCCCGCGCCATCGCCGATCGGGTCGGCGGCGACCCCGGCCATGCGGCGCTGTCCGGTCCGTCAAGCCTGCCAGCGGCCCAGGCCCCTCGGCGTCTGGCGTGGCTGGAAACGGACGGTTGGAAGACGGCATCGCCCGGCGCAATCGCCGCTCTCGAAGCGGAATTGGCCATGCTCCGCGGCCATGGGGTCGAGATCGTTCGCCGCAACGACGATCCCGCCCTGGACCGGCTCGAGCAGGCCATCAGCGGCGCATTGGATCTGACCTGGCGGATCATGTCCTGGGAATTCCGCTGGCCGCTCGCGAGTTATGTTCGCACGCACCCCGATGGGGTGAGCAAGGCCATGCGGGGCCGCCTAGCGGATGCCGAGAAGATGACGCCCGCCGATTATGACGCCGCACTGGCCAGGCGCGGCGAGATCCGCTCGATCTTCCATGATGTCGCGGCCCGGTTCGACGGATTTCTCGCCTTGGCCGCCACCGGCGCCGCCCCCGTCGGCCTGGGCTATACGGGCGACCCCCGTATGAACGTGCCCGCCTCGCTGCTTGGCACGCCGGCGGTCTCGCTGCCTCTTCTGGCCGACCAGGGCCTGCCGCTCGGTCTGCAGCTCATTGGCCGGCCGGGGCAGGATGCTGCGCTGATGGCGCTTGCCCATTGGCGCTGGACCTTGCCTTAGCAGCCGGAGGGGCGAGGATGAGAGGCTTATTCCTACGGTTTGGCGACCGTGCGCTGGAGGGGCTGAAATATATCATAGGCCTGCTGCTGCTGGGCGGTGTGTTTCTCAATCTGGTCAATGTCTGCCTGCGCTATGTCTGGGGCCGGCCGTTCGCCTGGACCGAAGAGATCATGGTGTTCGGCCTCCTGTTCATCGTCATGGCGGGCACGGTGATCGCAACGGCGCTGGACCAGAACCTCAAGATCGACATCCTGGTCCAGATCCTGAGACCCAAATGGCAGAGCGCTCTCCGCATTTTCGCGCACTGCGTGTGGATCGGCGTGAGCCTCTATCTCGCGGTCCAATCCTACACGGTGGTCTCGCTGATGATGCGCTTGAGCCAGAAAAGCCTCACCCTACGCATCCCCACCTGGATACCTCACAGCTTTCTGCTGGTCGCCTTCATCCTCTCCGCCTGCGCCGCCCTCTATGCCATTCTGCGCGAGCTGCGGTCAGCGCCGCCTTCGGCCGATTCCAAGGGCTAGGAGCGGCTTGTGGTCTGGACTCTGATAGCCCTTCCCATCGTCGGCATCTTGGTCGGGCTGCCGGTTTTCCTGACTCTGATGGTCAGTGTGCTGGCGACGCTCGCCTTCATTCTGAACATGCCCTCGACGATGCTCCACCAGACCATCTTCGGGAGCATATCGAGCTATACCCTGCTGGCGATCCCGTTTTTCATCTTCGCCGGCGAACTCATGGGGCGCGGCGGCATCTCGCGCCGCATCATCGATTGGGTACTGGCGCTCGTCGGCCGCACGCCCGGCGCGATCGGCATGGTGGCCGTAGGCACCAGCAGCATCTATGGAGCGATCTCCGGGTCGAGCCCGGCGACCGTCGCCTCGGTCGGCCGGCAGCTCTATCCGGAAATGGTGCGCGCCGGCTATGGGGTGCCCTTCACGCTCGGCCTGATCAATGCAGGCGGCGCAATCTCCATCGTCATTCCCCCCAGCATCAATTTCATTCTTTATGGCGCGGTCGCCGAACAGTCGATCGTCAGCCTGTTCACCGCAGGGATTCTGCCGGGACTGTTGCTCAGCGGAATGCTGGCACTCGCCGTGCTTGCCTATGCCTGGCACAAGAACATCCGCGAAGGCGCCGAATTCTCGCTCGCGAATGTCGCACTGGCGACCCGCCGGGCCTTCTGGTCGCTCCTCACCCCCATCATCGTGCTCGGTTCGATCTATGGCGGGATCGTCTCGCCGACTGAAGCCGGCGGCATCGCCTGCGTTTACGCGCTCTTCGTCACGGTGCTGATCCACCGCGACCTCACCTTGCGCGAGGTTCTCGATATCGCCGGCAATTCTGCCCTGCTCACCGCCCAGATCATGATCATCGTGGCGGCGGCCGGCATCTTCTCCTGGATTCTGACCATTAGCGGCTTTCAGAACACTCTGGTGTCCTATGTGTCTGATCTCCAGTTGCAGCCTTGGATGATCCTACTGGCGATCAATGCCCTTCTGCTGCTCATCGGCTGCTTCATCGACCCGACCTCCGCCGTGCTGACCCTGACGCCGCTCCTGCTGCCCATCGTCCAGCATCTGGGGGTCAATCCCATCCATTTCGGCGTGATCATGACCGTGAACCTGAGCATTGGGATGTACACGCCGCCCTTTGGGCTCAACCTGTTCGTCACCCAGGCGGTCCTCAAAGCCCGCACGGTAGACATCTACCACGGCGTCTGGCCCTTCGTGGGCCTCCAGGTCATCGCGCTGCTGCTGATCACCTACATTCCCTGGTTCGCGATGGCCCTGCTCCAATGACGTTATCGCAGCAGCACCCACGACAATGAAACGAGAGGGAGAAAACAGATGAGACAGGCAAGACGGCAAGGCGGAATTGTTGCGGCAGCGATTGGAACGACGCTGTCGATGTTGCTGGCGGCACCGGCATTCAGCGCCGATTACGTGATGAAGCTTTCGACGCCGACCATCAACGACATGCAGCACGAGTGGATGCAGATGTATGAGAAGGAGCTGGAGGCGCGGACCAATGGCCGCATCGACGTCCAGCTCTATCCTGCAAGTCAGCTCGGTCCCATCAACAATGTGATGGAGGGTATGCAGCTCGGCACGATCGAGGCGACGATCACGCCCTTTGAGTTCTATGTCGGTGTCGACCCCCGCTTCCAGGTGCCCGCGGTTCCAGGGCTGTTCGATTCCATGCAGGATGCCCGTACCAAGCTGGACGATCCCAAAGTACGCGAGCACCTGCTCAATCTCGCGGCGGACAAGGGCATTGTCGGCATCAGCATTGCGGTTTACGGGCCGCAGATGATCGCCACGCGCAACAAGGTGAACACGCTCGCCGATCTGTCAGGCCAGCGGATTCGCGTGCTCGCGTCGGAAACCGAAATCGGCACCATCAACGCCCTTGGCGCCTCGGCCGTGCCGATGCCGCTCAACGAGGTCTCGGCCGCGCTGCAGCAAGGCGCGATCGACGGTGTCAGCACGGTGCTCGACGTCTTCGTCTCGCTGCGCACCAATGAGGTCGCACCCAACGTGACGAAGACGGAACTCTGGTATCTTGTCTCGCTGGCCTCGGTCAGCAAGGCCTGGCTCGACAGCCTGCCGGAGGATTTGCAGAAGATCGTGATCGAGACCGGCAAGGACATCGAGCACCCGATGTTCGAGCGGCAGCTCGAGCGCGACAAAGCCAACAAAGAAACCTGGACCAAGAATGGCGGCACCTTCACCGAGCTGAACGAGGCCGACAGGACGAAGGCCAACGAGGCTGCTGCCGGCGTGGCCAAGGCGTTCCTCGACGCCCATCCCGAGATGAAGGAAACCTACGACCTGATCAACAACGCGGGGACCAACTGAACAGCCGGATTGCCGCCGGTCTGACCGCCGGCGGCAACTTTCTGGGTGAGCCGATTCAATGGCTGCTGCCCGAAAAATCCTGCATGATTCGGCTCTCCGCCACCCGCACCCGGTTGATGGCGGCCGGCGTGTTGCGGCTGCGTCCCACGAACCGGGGCACGCCATCGGTGATCACCGCAGCCACTGCCGGTATGTCGCCGTTGCGGATCGCGCTGAGCGCGTCGGACTTCGACCCGCCCGCGCAGGCATCCAGAATGATCACGTCCGCATCGCGCCGTGGCGCCAGGATGCCGCTGTTCAATCCATAGATGCGGGCATTGTTGCCGGTGGCCGCGGCGATGGCGATTTCAGGCTCCATATTCCCCAGCGCGCACAGGTGAGTGAGCGTGTAGAGCATGCCCAAAGGCATGATGCCGCTGCCGGTCGGTGTATCGGTCGCGACCAGCAGGCGGTCGAGCCGGCCCTTGCGCGCAAGGAGGTCGGCGACCAGCAACGTCGTGCGCAGATTGCCGGCGGTGCAGACCTGGAGCGCAATCTCTGTCTCGTCCACCAGCACCGGAAAATCTTCATCCGGCATGGCCACCGGCCCCCCATTGACGTGGAAGGAGACATGGGGGTCCGCCGCCTTCACGTGCTTGGCCCAGATACCGGCAGAGCCCGGGATGGACGAGCCGCCCGTATGCATGGTCGTGATCATGCCGTGGCGCTTCGCCATCTGCACGTAAGGCGCATATTCGATGGGGTCGCTGAAGGCGCCGAACCCGGCCTTGGCCAGCTTTACGCCCTTGCGGGCAAGCTCGGCAAAATCCGCCTCTTCAAGGCCCGGTTCCAGGATCACCGAGCCGGCCAGCACACGCATCCCCCCAGGGCGAAAATGCTCGAAGCATTTCAGCGCTGCAACGGCCAGCGCCTTCACGCCCTCGCGGTCCTTCGGCCGTCCGGGCGTGTGAACCTCGGATGCGGTGATCGCGGTGGTGATGCCGCCATGGGTGTAGCTTTCGAGAAAGCCCACGGTGCGCTGACGCGGCGTGTAGTCGCCGAAGGTGATGTGCACGTGAGAGTCGATCAGCCCTGGCGCAGCGATGGCGCCATCCGCGTCGATCACCACGTCACACGCCTTCAACGCGCTGTCCGGGACGGAGCCCACGGCCTCGATCACGCCGCCATCCATCAAGATGGCGTCGCCCGCTATGGTCGGGGTTTCGAGATCACCGGAGACGATCCCGCCGAGATTGACGATCGCGGTTCGCATGGACCCAGGCTCCTTCCGAAGGCGCTGTCAGGATTGCCGCGTGCGGGCCATCACCTCCTCGTGGGTAAGGCCGCCGACCCGCGCATTCAACCGGCCGCGGCTCGCCACGCAGAAGATCACCGCGATCTCGTCGGGCAGCGGCGTGTCGGCCAGCGCAAGGGTCATTCCGTCATAGTGCGAGCGCACATAGACGTCGTCCTTGTGGTTCATGGGAATGTCGATCGGCGTGCCTGGTGCCGCCACCTTGGTCATGGAAGAGATCCACGCCTTTCCGCCGCCGATTGCTGCCCGGAAAGGCTCCGCGAAAGCGGTGGTCAGAAGCGCGTTCCCATGCTCCTGCTCGCCGGCGAGGCCGACCAGACCGGCCTTGCCATAGCTCTGCACCTCGGCATCGCCCATCGCCGCGAGCGCACGTTTCGCCATCAGCTGCCCGAGCTCCACGCTTGCCTCGATCATCGGCTTGAGGTCTCGCACATATTGGCCGGCATGAGGATTGGCGACCACGGCCACCACGGCCACCTTGCGGAGCGGATCGGCAGCGACTTGGCCGAAATCCTCCGTCTTGTCCTCGATGACCGTGAACTGGCGGCGTATGGTGAGTTGCATCGGCGGCCTCGGCATAGCACAAGCTTGACAAACATGTGATCGGGTCTAAAGCATTGTCAGACAATCTGTCAATATTGCCGATGGTAGGGTGCGATGGCTGACGAGACGCTGAAAGGGCGCGCGGTCCTGTTTTCTGAAATGACGCCCGGTGCGTCCTTCCTGCAGCAGTTCAACGACTGGTATGACCGCGAGCACATCCCGGTCCGGATGAAGTGCCCTGGCTTCGTCAGCGCTCAGCGATACAAAGCGCGCGACGGAGAAGGCTATCTCGCCATCTACGAGCTCGATGATGCAGGCGCGCTGTCCACCCCCGAATATCAAGACGTGAAGAACAAGCCGTCGGACGAGACGCGATGGATGCTGGCCAATGTCACCGGCTTCACCCGCTACCTCGCCGCCGAGACCAGCACGCGTCTCCGGCAGGACACGGCCGTTGACGCGGGCTTGGCGGCACCGGTCATTCATTCCGTGTGGTTTCAGGTCCCCGAGAGCGACGGCCCGGAGTTCGACGACTGGTACGAGACCGAGCATATTCCCATGCTCATGAAGTCGCCCGATTGGCTCATGGTGCGCCGCCTGCGGGTGCTGGACGGCGTGCCCGATCCGTTCACCCACCTTTCGATCCATTATCTCGCCCGAGAGGAAGCGTTGAACTCGCCCGAGCGCCAGGCCGCAAGATCCACCCCATGGCGGGCACGGCTGGCCGAGCGCGCGTGGTTCAAGCCGAGCTATGCCGTGTTCCGGCGCCACGGTGGACGGCAAAATGGCAGAAGCTGACGGCCAGCGCCTGGATCTGCGGATCCAGCCGACTTCGGTCCAGAAACAGACGGTCGAGCGGCTGCGCGACGCCATCGTGGCCGGGATCTTCAAGCCAGGCGATCGGCTGGTGGAATCGCAGCTCTGCAGCATGCTCGGCGTGAGCCGCGCTTCCCTGCGCGAGGCGCTGCGCAGCCTCGAGGCAGAGCGGCTGATCGCCTTCCTGCCGAACCGCGGCACGCTGATACCGGTGCTGTCCTGGCAGGAAGCGCACGAGATCTATCATGTCCGCGCCATTTTGGAGGGAGAGGCCGCGGCCCTGTGCGCCGAACGGGCAAGCCCAAAGGATCTCGCCGAGATGACCGAGGCCCTGCAAGGCTTCGCCGCGGCGGTGGAGGAAGGCGACAGCGCCGGCCTGCTCAAGGAGACCGCGCGGTTCTACGAGGTCATTCTCGCGCGCTGCGGAAACGCCGTTATCGCCGAGATTTTGCAAGGCCTTAATGCCCGCATCAGCTTCCTGCGCAACCGCTCGATGTCGCGCCCGGGCAGGGCCAGGTTCAGCCTCGCGGAAATGCAGGCGATACTGAACGCCATCGAGCGGAAGGACAAGGAAGGTGCCCGCCAAGCGGCCGTCACGCATGTCGAGAAGGCATCCGATGCGGCCCGGCAGACATATTCCGAATCCGGCGAATTGCGGGACGGGGGCTGATCTCCTGAATGCGCGCAATGCAGCAGAACGGCCTTGCGGCCACTCAGGACAACAACCGGCGCGGCATCCTGCTGATGATGCTGGCCGTGCTCGGCCTCATCGTGAACGACACCCTCATGAAGCTGGCGTGCGAAGAGCTGCCCGTCGGCCAGGCCATCTTCCTGCGCGGTCTCATTTTGATCCCCGTGCTCGCCGCTGCGGCCTGGCAAACCGGCGCGCTCCATCACATACGCGTTGCGCTCCAGCCTGCCGTTGCCCTGCGCACCTTTGGCGAGGTGGTGTCGACCGCGCTCTTCACCAGCGCGCTCGCCCGCCTGCCGATAGCCAATGCCACGGCCATTCTCCAGCTTGTCCCGATCCTGTCCATAGCCGGTGCCGCGCTGATCCTTGGCGAGAAGGTCGGCGTGCGGCGCTGGACCGCTGTGATGGTCGGCTTTGCCAGCGTGCTGCTGATCATCCGTCCCGGTCTTGAGGGCTTCAATGCCTGGTCCTTCGTGGTCGTCTTGGCCGCCTTGTTCGTGACCTTGCGAGACTTGTCCTCGCGGCGCCTCCCGCCGGGTACGTCTTCGGTGTTCGTGTCGCTGGTTGCGGCGGTCGGCGTAACCCTGCTGTCCCTGGGGATGGCCTGCTTCGAGGACTGGCGGCCGGTCAGCGGCCGCAGCGCCACCTATGCCTTGTGCGCGGGCTTCGTTGCGGCGGGCGCCTACTTCACCATCATAAGTGCCATGCGCGCCGGCGAGGTCGCCGTAGTGTCGCCGTTCCGCTACACCATCATCCTCTGGGCCATCCTTATCCAGATCGTCGTCTTCGGCAGCACGCCCGATCTTCCGACCTTCATCGGCGCCCCGGTTCTGGTCGCCACCGGCATCTATTGCTTCCTGCACGAGGGCCGGCGCCGAAGCTGGGCGAGACGTCAGATATCGGGAGTACCGGACCAGTCGACTGGCCCATCCACATAGCGCAGGCCACGCTCGGCCAGCTTGTGCCGCAAGCCGAACAC
This genomic stretch from Rhodoligotrophos defluvii harbors:
- a CDS encoding TRAP transporter substrate-binding protein; translated protein: MRQARRQGGIVAAAIGTTLSMLLAAPAFSADYVMKLSTPTINDMQHEWMQMYEKELEARTNGRIDVQLYPASQLGPINNVMEGMQLGTIEATITPFEFYVGVDPRFQVPAVPGLFDSMQDARTKLDDPKVREHLLNLAADKGIVGISIAVYGPQMIATRNKVNTLADLSGQRIRVLASETEIGTINALGASAVPMPLNEVSAALQQGAIDGVSTVLDVFVSLRTNEVAPNVTKTELWYLVSLASVSKAWLDSLPEDLQKIVIETGKDIEHPMFERQLERDKANKETWTKNGGTFTELNEADRTKANEAAAGVAKAFLDAHPEMKETYDLINNAGTN
- a CDS encoding amidohydrolase family protein, with amino-acid sequence MRTAIVNLGGIVSGDLETPTIAGDAILMDGGVIEAVGSVPDSALKACDVVIDADGAIAAPGLIDSHVHITFGDYTPRQRTVGFLESYTHGGITTAITASEVHTPGRPKDREGVKALAVAALKCFEHFRPGGMRVLAGSVILEPGLEEADFAELARKGVKLAKAGFGAFSDPIEYAPYVQMAKRHGMITTMHTGGSSIPGSAGIWAKHVKAADPHVSFHVNGGPVAMPDEDFPVLVDETEIALQVCTAGNLRTTLLVADLLARKGRLDRLLVATDTPTGSGIMPLGMLYTLTHLCALGNMEPEIAIAAATGNNARIYGLNSGILAPRRDADVIILDACAGGSKSDALSAIRNGDIPAVAAVITDGVPRFVGRSRNTPAAINRVRVAESRIMQDFSGSSH
- a CDS encoding amino acid synthesis family protein, with amino-acid sequence MQLTIRRQFTVIEDKTEDFGQVAADPLRKVAVVAVVANPHAGQYVRDLKPMIEASVELGQLMAKRALAAMGDAEVQSYGKAGLVGLAGEQEHGNALLTTAFAEPFRAAIGGGKAWISSMTKVAAPGTPIDIPMNHKDDVYVRSHYDGMTLALADTPLPDEIAVIFCVASRGRLNARVGGLTHEEVMARTRQS
- a CDS encoding DUF4286 family protein; its protein translation is MADETLKGRAVLFSEMTPGASFLQQFNDWYDREHIPVRMKCPGFVSAQRYKARDGEGYLAIYELDDAGALSTPEYQDVKNKPSDETRWMLANVTGFTRYLAAETSTRLRQDTAVDAGLAAPVIHSVWFQVPESDGPEFDDWYETEHIPMLMKSPDWLMVRRLRVLDGVPDPFTHLSIHYLAREEALNSPERQAARSTPWRARLAERAWFKPSYAVFRRHGGRQNGRS
- a CDS encoding GntR family transcriptional regulator, whose product is MAEADGQRLDLRIQPTSVQKQTVERLRDAIVAGIFKPGDRLVESQLCSMLGVSRASLREALRSLEAERLIAFLPNRGTLIPVLSWQEAHEIYHVRAILEGEAAALCAERASPKDLAEMTEALQGFAAAVEEGDSAGLLKETARFYEVILARCGNAVIAEILQGLNARISFLRNRSMSRPGRARFSLAEMQAILNAIERKDKEGARQAAVTHVEKASDAARQTYSESGELRDGG
- a CDS encoding DMT family transporter; the encoded protein is MRAMQQNGLAATQDNNRRGILLMMLAVLGLIVNDTLMKLACEELPVGQAIFLRGLILIPVLAAAAWQTGALHHIRVALQPAVALRTFGEVVSTALFTSALARLPIANATAILQLVPILSIAGAALILGEKVGVRRWTAVMVGFASVLLIIRPGLEGFNAWSFVVVLAALFVTLRDLSSRRLPPGTSSVFVSLVAAVGVTLLSLGMACFEDWRPVSGRSATYALCAGFVAAGAYFTIISAMRAGEVAVVSPFRYTIILWAILIQIVVFGSTPDLPTFIGAPVLVATGIYCFLHEGRRRSWARRQISGVPDQSTGPST